A window from Opitutia bacterium ISCC 52 encodes these proteins:
- a CDS encoding sulfatase-like hydrolase/transferase: MRYPTYFLSAFLVALCSSLFSSTPADRPNILYIFTDDQSIRTISSYTEAQPWINTPNIDALAEKGLRFRYSYTGAKCVPSRGNALTGMLQFNYHKGTPYWATHFRSQGYYTGMIGKWHWNVPRYKEAWDWSAVWEHHLPGNGKNYYWDQSLRINGEESVELEQYSTDAYTDRTIAFLEERATEPDHPWYFWLCYGAVHGPYTPADRHIGKLEEAPEMVYPKDIFPPRPDKPAHMVNLETNPPHPKTGIPMKGNNTLDETVKMYHEAVMAIDEGVGRIMKALEANGQLENTVVVFTSDQGYAWGQHGFNLKIAPYDANLLAPLIIHWPGKVPFNTRSTVPVNGVDLIRTFHSLASIEPAMKLDGRDLTDLFLHPETRSWDERPMLQTYTGNIYGQEQMIEELKKAHETGDWEKFNTHKTEIKAWLMVRQGKYKYIRYIYKDYLDELYDIEADPEELSNLAVRPEYHKTKLEMRALLTKELEKKGTQFLSLLPEPIQRY, translated from the coding sequence ATGAGATATCCCACCTATTTTCTATCGGCTTTCCTAGTGGCTCTTTGTTCGTCGCTCTTTTCATCCACTCCAGCGGATCGCCCCAACATCCTCTATATCTTTACAGACGACCAAAGCATCCGGACCATCAGTAGTTACACTGAAGCTCAACCCTGGATTAATACCCCCAATATCGATGCCTTAGCTGAAAAAGGTCTGCGATTCCGCTACAGTTACACGGGCGCGAAATGTGTCCCCTCCCGGGGCAATGCCCTCACGGGTATGCTCCAGTTCAACTACCACAAAGGAACTCCCTACTGGGCCACTCACTTCCGATCACAAGGTTACTACACGGGCATGATCGGCAAATGGCACTGGAATGTCCCTCGCTACAAGGAAGCCTGGGATTGGTCTGCCGTATGGGAACATCACTTGCCAGGAAACGGTAAGAATTACTACTGGGATCAATCCCTGCGCATCAATGGGGAAGAGTCGGTAGAATTGGAACAATACAGTACGGACGCCTACACTGACCGGACGATCGCATTCTTGGAGGAACGTGCAACCGAACCAGATCATCCCTGGTATTTCTGGCTATGCTATGGTGCCGTCCACGGACCCTACACACCTGCCGATCGGCACATCGGCAAACTGGAAGAAGCTCCTGAAATGGTTTACCCGAAGGATATTTTTCCTCCCCGTCCCGACAAGCCGGCACACATGGTAAATCTGGAGACCAATCCCCCTCACCCGAAAACAGGTATCCCCATGAAGGGAAACAACACGCTCGATGAGACAGTGAAGATGTATCATGAAGCGGTCATGGCTATCGATGAAGGCGTAGGGCGTATCATGAAGGCCTTGGAAGCAAACGGACAATTGGAAAACACCGTAGTCGTCTTCACTTCAGACCAGGGCTACGCCTGGGGACAGCATGGCTTTAATCTGAAAATTGCTCCCTACGATGCCAACCTCCTTGCTCCTTTAATCATTCACTGGCCGGGCAAGGTGCCCTTCAACACCCGCAGCACCGTGCCGGTAAATGGCGTAGACCTCATCCGCACCTTTCACAGTCTGGCGAGTATCGAACCAGCAATGAAACTGGATGGCCGCGATCTGACGGACCTCTTCCTCCACCCGGAAACGCGAAGCTGGGACGAACGCCCCATGCTACAAACCTACACCGGAAACATTTACGGCCAGGAGCAGATGATCGAGGAGCTAAAAAAAGCGCACGAAACAGGAGACTGGGAAAAGTTCAACACCCACAAGACCGAGATCAAAGCCTGGCTCATGGTCCGTCAGGGAAAGTATAAGTATATCCGATACATCTACAAAGATTATCTGGATGAACTCTACGACATAGAAGCCGATCCGGAAGAACTAAGCAACTTGGCCGTGCGACCAGAATACCATAAAACTAAACTGGAGATGCGTGCGCTCCTGACTAAGGAGTTGGAGAAGAAAGGAACTCAGTTTCTTTCTCTACTTCCGGAACCAATCCAGCGATATTAG
- a CDS encoding YtoQ family protein, whose amino-acid sequence MNWKIYLSGEIHTDWRQQIEDSCRASNLPATFSAPVTDHEASDEAGDVLGAEENRFWRDHKSAKVNTIRTKTLINSCDLAIVRFGDKYKQWNAAFDAGFFAALGKPYITLHDETIIHPLKEVDASALAWATTPEQVVEILKYVITKEWLLAPKSLDHSSDTERKYGFNALPILRRLKRFHLKAVAFHKPHRHVS is encoded by the coding sequence ATGAATTGGAAAATATATCTATCCGGCGAGATACATACTGACTGGAGGCAACAAATAGAAGATAGCTGCAGGGCAAGCAATCTACCAGCCACGTTCTCAGCACCCGTAACCGATCATGAAGCCAGCGACGAGGCAGGCGATGTACTCGGAGCCGAAGAGAACCGTTTTTGGCGTGACCATAAGTCTGCTAAGGTGAATACCATACGAACTAAAACACTGATTAATAGTTGTGATCTAGCGATCGTTCGTTTTGGAGATAAATATAAACAGTGGAACGCCGCATTTGATGCCGGCTTTTTCGCCGCTTTGGGAAAACCTTACATAACCCTCCATGATGAAACGATCATACATCCACTGAAGGAAGTAGACGCCTCTGCCTTGGCATGGGCCACAACACCCGAGCAAGTGGTTGAAATATTAAAATACGTGATCACCAAAGAATGGCTATTGGCTCCCAAGAGCCTCGATCATTCTTCTGATACCGAACGTAAATATGGTTTCAACGCACTCCCAATTCTGAGACGCTTGAAACGGTTCCATCTGAAGGCCGTTGCTTTCCATAAGCCCCATCGGCATGTTAGCTAG
- a CDS encoding alpha/beta hydrolase produces MHSQQNYPAIRRWSSLVATILATTFSVVLGQEPDQPPETFAGPPPASFLPNERLHPEVLLWPDEAPGSEGKTEGARYRTLNDRLVLSNIHHPSITVYLPPAEVATGAAVVVIPGGGFRSNWITHEGYRVGDWLASHGVAAFVLKYRLERDLGSDYSTMEHSLADAQRALRTVRSRASEWLIDPERIGVMGFSAGGVLSGLVGTHFDKPVKDRTDAIDDLSAKPAFIGLGYGSPFGSNSSWKTKIRKDMPPVFLIAGGDDLIAEDYPDIYLRLKSAGVSAELHIYAGVGHGFGIQPRNSPAVAGWIDRFHEWLFTQGLLSGR; encoded by the coding sequence ATGCATTCTCAACAAAACTACCCTGCGATACGGCGTTGGTCGAGTTTGGTCGCGACTATTCTCGCAACAACTTTCTCCGTGGTCCTAGGTCAAGAACCTGATCAACCACCCGAAACTTTCGCCGGGCCACCGCCTGCTTCTTTTCTTCCAAACGAACGATTGCATCCGGAAGTATTGCTTTGGCCGGACGAAGCTCCGGGATCGGAAGGCAAAACCGAAGGCGCTCGTTATAGAACGCTCAATGACCGGTTGGTGCTATCCAATATTCATCATCCATCGATCACAGTTTATCTTCCGCCTGCTGAAGTCGCAACTGGAGCGGCGGTGGTCGTAATACCGGGAGGAGGTTTTCGTTCGAACTGGATTACCCATGAAGGATATCGAGTAGGGGACTGGTTGGCCAGTCATGGTGTTGCCGCCTTTGTTTTGAAGTATCGGCTGGAACGCGACCTGGGGTCTGACTACTCCACGATGGAACATTCCCTGGCTGATGCGCAACGCGCCTTGCGAACGGTTCGTAGCCGTGCATCCGAATGGTTGATCGATCCTGAACGCATCGGGGTCATGGGTTTTTCTGCCGGCGGTGTACTTTCGGGTCTAGTGGGCACGCATTTTGATAAGCCCGTGAAAGATCGGACAGATGCGATCGATGACCTGAGCGCCAAGCCAGCTTTTATCGGCCTGGGTTACGGTTCTCCTTTTGGTTCCAACAGCTCCTGGAAAACAAAAATTCGAAAAGATATGCCACCCGTGTTTCTAATTGCCGGTGGGGACGATCTGATAGCGGAGGATTATCCTGATATTTATCTTCGACTAAAATCTGCCGGCGTATCAGCCGAGTTGCATATTTATGCAGGTGTCGGACATGGATTCGGTATCCAACCGAGGAACTCACCTGCCGTCGCCGGTTGGATCGATCGGTTTCATGAATGGTTGTTTACGCAAGGGCTATTGTCGGGGAGATAA
- a CDS encoding OadG family protein, producing the protein MNGIENILEQEGIGLAITGMSIVFIALLLITFYIAFLPTLLKHLDKILPEQKSSHQRAEGKVSEEEDLMVAAAIATAFRRRRKLKETR; encoded by the coding sequence ATGAACGGAATCGAAAACATCCTGGAGCAGGAAGGCATCGGCCTTGCGATCACCGGTATGAGTATCGTATTTATCGCGCTACTCCTGATCACCTTCTATATCGCGTTTCTGCCAACGCTGCTCAAACACCTGGACAAGATTCTTCCGGAACAAAAATCGAGCCATCAGCGGGCTGAAGGCAAAGTATCGGAAGAAGAGGACTTGATGGTTGCTGCGGCGATCGCCACTGCATTTCGGCGCCGGCGGAAACTTAAGGAGACTCGCTAG
- a CDS encoding sodium ion-translocating decarboxylase subunit beta: protein MDLFISFLETTGFAQMTWGNAVMILVGLVFIYLAITKDYEPLLLVPIGMGAVVGNIPSVESMALGVYDDGSVLQYIYFGVSNGIYPPLIFLGIGAMTDFSTMLSNPKLILLGAAAQVGIFLTLLGALFLGFTGQEAGAIGIIGGADGPTAIFLSAKLAPHLLGAIAIAAYSYMALVPVLQPPVMYLLTSKKERLIRMKPPRHVSQREKIIFPIAGFLIAALIAPGSLTLVGMLFFGNLLKESCVTERLANSARNAMVDIVTILLGFSVGASTQADNFLTSQSLMIFGLGALSFIVATAGGVLFAKFMNLFLKDKINPLVGAAGVSAVPDSARVVQMVGQKEDPENFLLMHAMAPNVAGVLGSAIGAGILWSVLVGG from the coding sequence ATGGATCTTTTTATTTCTTTCTTAGAAACGACCGGCTTCGCGCAAATGACCTGGGGCAACGCGGTCATGATACTGGTCGGCTTAGTGTTTATTTACCTGGCGATCACCAAGGATTACGAACCTCTCCTGCTAGTACCGATCGGGATGGGCGCTGTTGTGGGGAACATCCCCAGTGTCGAGAGTATGGCCCTCGGGGTCTATGATGATGGGAGTGTCCTTCAGTATATCTACTTTGGAGTTAGCAACGGGATCTACCCGCCACTGATCTTTCTCGGCATTGGAGCGATGACCGATTTCAGCACTATGCTCTCCAATCCAAAGCTGATCCTGCTTGGTGCAGCGGCGCAGGTTGGCATCTTTCTCACATTGCTCGGAGCCCTTTTCCTTGGATTCACTGGCCAGGAGGCCGGCGCTATCGGGATTATCGGAGGAGCGGATGGACCGACCGCGATCTTCCTCTCGGCTAAGCTCGCTCCGCACCTGCTGGGGGCCATCGCCATAGCCGCCTATTCCTACATGGCTCTGGTTCCAGTGCTGCAACCGCCGGTGATGTACCTTTTGACATCGAAAAAGGAACGGCTGATTCGGATGAAGCCGCCCCGCCATGTGAGCCAACGAGAAAAGATTATCTTTCCTATTGCTGGGTTCCTGATTGCGGCGTTGATCGCCCCGGGTTCCCTGACGTTGGTCGGTATGCTGTTTTTTGGCAACCTGCTTAAAGAGAGCTGCGTTACCGAGCGTCTGGCCAATAGCGCCCGAAACGCCATGGTTGATATCGTCACCATCCTGCTTGGCTTCTCAGTCGGGGCCAGTACACAGGCCGATAATTTTCTCACCTCGCAATCCTTGATGATTTTTGGATTGGGCGCCTTGTCCTTCATCGTCGCCACAGCTGGAGGAGTGCTCTTTGCCAAATTCATGAACTTGTTCCTTAAGGACAAGATTAACCCTCTGGTCGGTGCTGCTGGCGTGTCCGCTGTGCCTGATTCGGCCCGCGTAGTCCAGATGGTTGGCCAGAAAGAAGATCCCGAGAACTTCCTGCTTATGCATGCGATGGCGCCCAATGTGGCCGGGGTTCTTGGCAGTGCCATTGGCGCTGGCATTCTCTGGTCCGTACTAGTGGGAGGATAA
- a CDS encoding biotin/lipoyl-binding protein yields MAKKKIDFMCTAFRDGFQSVFGARVFTPDFLPALEAARDAGITYFEAGGGARFQSLYFYCQEDAFKMMDAFRNTAGPKANLQTLARGVNVVGLESQPSDVIDMHAKLFKKHGMTTIRNFDALNDVNNLIYSGQAITNAGLKHQVCVTMMALPPGCSGAHDPDFYSKTLKDILDADVPFDSVCFKDASGTSTPQTVHETIKRARQMLPEGTYIHFHTHETAGTSIAGYLAALDAGADAIDLSMDPVSGGTSQPDILSMWHALRGSDYDLDIDIDKIRTAEEIFQECMSDYFLPPEAQRVEPIIPWCPMPGGALTSNTQMLRDNNIMDKYPAIIKAMGVVVEKGGYGTSVTPVSQFYFQQAFNNVLFGPWAKIAEPYGLMVLGYFGKTPVEPDPAVVKLASEQLGKEPTTRVPLEMNNEDPSKGLEPAREVLIAEGLAETDENLFIVATCKDKGVKFLKNEGELGVRKVEPTKDEEDTDHYQVTVNGRSHYVVLQDDQAIVDGKVYNIDLQPYDPDSVPPPSDTQTTKSKAPVVSGDGTPLKAPIPGVVYKLVAKEGAKVNAGDTIIILEAMKMENAVGAPVDGTVLEIKVNEGDHVTGGQTIAVIGTD; encoded by the coding sequence ATGGCAAAGAAAAAAATTGATTTCATGTGCACCGCGTTTCGCGACGGCTTCCAATCAGTCTTTGGCGCACGGGTGTTTACCCCCGACTTTCTCCCAGCCCTTGAGGCCGCCCGCGATGCTGGCATTACCTACTTTGAGGCGGGCGGGGGCGCGCGGTTCCAGTCGCTGTATTTCTACTGCCAGGAAGACGCGTTTAAGATGATGGATGCGTTCCGCAACACCGCGGGGCCGAAGGCAAACCTCCAGACCCTGGCCCGGGGAGTCAACGTGGTCGGCCTGGAGTCCCAGCCTAGCGACGTAATCGATATGCATGCCAAGTTGTTCAAGAAACATGGCATGACCACGATCCGCAACTTTGATGCACTCAACGATGTCAACAACCTGATCTACAGTGGGCAGGCGATTACCAACGCCGGATTGAAGCACCAAGTCTGTGTAACCATGATGGCACTACCTCCCGGCTGCAGCGGTGCCCACGACCCTGACTTTTACAGCAAGACCTTGAAAGACATTCTCGACGCAGATGTCCCCTTCGACTCCGTCTGTTTCAAGGATGCCAGCGGTACCTCAACCCCGCAGACGGTTCACGAAACGATCAAGCGGGCTCGCCAAATGCTGCCTGAGGGCACCTACATCCATTTCCATACTCACGAGACGGCTGGTACCTCGATTGCTGGTTACCTCGCTGCACTGGATGCCGGAGCGGATGCCATTGACTTGTCCATGGACCCGGTTTCCGGCGGAACCAGCCAGCCCGATATTCTCTCGATGTGGCATGCTTTGCGCGGATCGGATTACGACCTTGATATCGATATCGACAAGATTCGGACCGCCGAGGAAATCTTCCAGGAGTGCATGTCGGACTATTTTCTTCCGCCAGAAGCACAACGGGTTGAACCGATCATTCCCTGGTGTCCCATGCCCGGTGGCGCGTTGACGTCGAACACGCAGATGTTGCGCGATAACAACATCATGGACAAATACCCGGCTATCATCAAAGCCATGGGCGTGGTAGTGGAAAAAGGCGGTTACGGCACTTCGGTGACTCCCGTCTCCCAATTTTACTTTCAACAGGCGTTTAACAACGTGCTTTTCGGGCCGTGGGCCAAGATCGCCGAGCCTTACGGATTAATGGTGCTCGGTTATTTTGGTAAGACACCGGTGGAACCTGATCCAGCGGTCGTCAAATTGGCCAGCGAACAATTGGGCAAGGAACCCACGACTCGAGTACCGCTGGAGATGAATAATGAGGACCCGAGCAAGGGGCTCGAGCCGGCGCGCGAGGTTTTGATCGCGGAGGGGCTGGCCGAGACTGATGAGAACTTGTTCATTGTTGCGACTTGCAAAGACAAAGGGGTGAAATTCCTGAAAAATGAGGGCGAGTTGGGGGTACGCAAGGTGGAGCCGACCAAAGATGAAGAGGACACCGACCACTACCAGGTCACAGTCAACGGTCGCAGCCATTACGTGGTTTTGCAGGATGACCAGGCCATTGTGGACGGTAAGGTATACAATATCGATTTACAGCCCTACGATCCTGATTCCGTCCCGCCGCCGTCCGATACGCAGACCACAAAGTCTAAGGCACCCGTGGTGTCGGGCGATGGCACGCCACTCAAGGCTCCCATTCCTGGTGTTGTCTATAAGTTGGTTGCCAAGGAAGGCGCCAAGGTTAACGCGGGCGACACGATTATCATTCTTGAAGCGATGAAAATGGAGAACGCAGTTGGGGCTCCGGTGGATGGTACTGTCTTAGAGATTAAAGTTAACGAAGGTGACCACGTAACAGGCGGCCAGACGATCGCAGTCATTGGTACGGACTAG
- a CDS encoding glycosyltransferase family 4 protein, translated as MKIAGDPSYEVVSVNLGEKEYRLPVHRIEVSDSETIRTFKEGNWEDHFNRAKEFSEKVPAMVKGQYPNPTIVVIHCHGYGFIPTIRGHLAGYNITTDHNSIWTERARMSQGIDPETSPAFSQYIPIELASFYANSRNRAISEGVKDEIQSVAVRSLSVFKDQALQLAIESGLSVHGLAEATPDDTGLENRIVVIPHGVRQEFLQENTPRLSERDEDAVLSWGRISIEKGFKHLLEAAKKFPKKQFVVSGSIRSGQREKTKYVQELEAQEKAQTNVHLNCVEGGIHGDDLIQLVDRAGIIVVPSLHEPLGNTLLEALARGQVLITTATYGGSEVMGMSLGSDQLFCKHALGYLISSDPTKITEGITAALSDFFRLDHSEKQAMRKAAKRRVEEHFTWKLMAPRLIEELYWPSSPEHHLKETD; from the coding sequence ATGAAAATTGCGGGGGATCCATCCTATGAGGTCGTCTCGGTCAATCTGGGCGAGAAAGAATATCGTCTACCCGTGCACAGGATTGAAGTCAGTGATTCAGAGACCATAAGAACCTTTAAGGAAGGGAATTGGGAAGACCACTTCAACCGAGCAAAAGAGTTTTCTGAAAAGGTACCGGCAATGGTGAAAGGCCAATACCCAAACCCGACGATAGTTGTTATTCATTGTCATGGTTATGGTTTCATTCCAACCATTCGTGGGCACTTGGCCGGCTATAATATAACCACAGACCATAATTCGATTTGGACTGAGCGGGCGAGAATGAGCCAAGGTATAGATCCTGAAACATCACCCGCGTTCTCTCAATACATTCCCATTGAGTTGGCTTCCTTCTATGCCAACTCCAGAAATCGAGCCATTTCTGAGGGGGTAAAAGATGAAATACAATCGGTTGCCGTAAGAAGTTTGAGTGTGTTCAAAGATCAAGCTCTCCAGTTAGCAATTGAAAGCGGCTTGTCTGTTCACGGACTTGCTGAAGCAACTCCAGATGATACAGGGCTCGAGAACAGGATTGTGGTAATCCCTCATGGAGTTAGACAGGAGTTTCTGCAGGAGAATACTCCTCGCTTATCTGAAAGAGACGAAGATGCAGTGCTGTCATGGGGAAGGATATCTATAGAAAAAGGCTTCAAACATCTATTGGAAGCAGCCAAAAAATTCCCAAAAAAACAGTTTGTGGTTTCAGGCTCTATAAGATCCGGACAACGTGAGAAAACAAAGTACGTTCAAGAATTGGAAGCGCAGGAAAAAGCCCAAACGAATGTGCATCTAAATTGTGTCGAAGGAGGTATTCATGGGGATGACCTGATTCAGCTGGTGGATAGAGCTGGGATTATCGTTGTGCCCTCCCTCCACGAACCATTGGGTAATACCCTGCTTGAGGCTTTGGCGAGGGGACAGGTTCTCATCACAACAGCTACTTACGGAGGCAGTGAAGTCATGGGCATGAGCCTAGGAAGCGATCAGCTCTTTTGTAAGCATGCGCTCGGATACCTCATCTCTTCTGATCCTACTAAAATCACCGAAGGTATCACTGCTGCCTTATCTGACTTCTTCCGTTTGGATCACTCTGAAAAGCAGGCGATGAGAAAGGCTGCAAAACGAAGAGTCGAAGAGCATTTTACATGGAAGCTCATGGCCCCAAGACTCATTGAAGAGTTGTACTGGCCAAGTTCTCCCGAACATCATCTGAAAGAAACGGACTAG
- a CDS encoding DUF1080 domain-containing protein, with amino-acid sequence MKILLSTLSISLLLSLGLGAAEKAPFTKLFKLSDFETKGNWIEEKKNVLHLIPREGESGWKRYDAYLWFPEQYQDFVCQFDFKLGKGGNSGFYFRISDQSDATLHGFEIQLKDDHGKDKLGPHDVGGVIKTSGPMVNAVNPTGEWNTMVVRLKGSRLNVKLNDQVVQQVDIDTARPQDKPLAQNGWIAIQDHGQEFWVRNVRIREL; translated from the coding sequence ATGAAGATTTTACTAAGCACGTTATCGATTTCATTGCTCCTATCGTTGGGTCTGGGCGCCGCGGAGAAAGCACCCTTTACGAAACTGTTTAAGCTCTCTGATTTCGAGACGAAGGGTAATTGGATCGAAGAGAAAAAGAATGTGCTCCACCTGATACCACGGGAAGGCGAGTCAGGCTGGAAACGTTACGATGCCTACCTCTGGTTTCCTGAACAGTATCAGGATTTTGTCTGCCAGTTTGATTTCAAGTTGGGAAAAGGAGGAAACTCAGGCTTTTATTTCCGTATATCGGATCAGTCAGATGCCACGCTGCACGGTTTCGAAATTCAATTGAAAGACGATCACGGCAAAGACAAGCTGGGACCTCATGACGTGGGCGGTGTCATAAAAACCTCAGGACCTATGGTGAATGCCGTAAATCCCACAGGAGAATGGAACACAATGGTCGTTCGCCTAAAAGGCTCCAGGCTCAACGTAAAACTCAACGACCAGGTTGTCCAGCAAGTGGATATCGATACCGCTCGCCCCCAAGACAAACCACTTGCTCAAAATGGTTGGATTGCCATTCAGGATCACGGGCAGGAATTCTGGGTCCGCAATGTCCGTATCCGGGAACTTTGA